From a single Loigolactobacillus coryniformis subsp. coryniformis KCTC 3167 = DSM 20001 genomic region:
- the thiE gene encoding thiamine phosphate synthase encodes MGLTFKTTQLQAYFVCGSQDVPGRDLVMVVKNAIAAGITAFQFRDKGAGSQLTAAQRLVTARQLRTMCQAAQIPFIVDDDVELALAVAADGIHVGQSDEQIQRVVQQVQGQLFIGYSCSNLAEITAANQIVGIDYYGSGPVFQTGSKADASPVIGLDGLTQLVAAAKRPVVAIGGITESQLTPIRQTGAAGSAVISMIAQSTDLKRTVKAMRQA; translated from the coding sequence ATGGGATTAACTTTTAAAACGACACAATTACAAGCCTATTTTGTTTGTGGTAGTCAGGATGTACCTGGCCGCGATTTAGTTATGGTAGTTAAGAACGCAATCGCAGCTGGAATCACGGCATTTCAATTTCGGGACAAAGGAGCTGGTTCACAATTAACCGCCGCACAACGATTGGTGACTGCACGGCAGTTAAGAACAATGTGCCAAGCAGCGCAAATTCCATTTATTGTGGATGATGATGTTGAGCTTGCTCTAGCGGTAGCGGCTGATGGTATTCATGTTGGCCAATCAGATGAGCAAATTCAACGAGTCGTGCAACAAGTTCAGGGGCAATTATTTATCGGTTACTCCTGCTCAAATCTAGCCGAGATCACAGCAGCTAATCAAATTGTTGGGATCGATTATTATGGTAGTGGACCAGTGTTTCAAACTGGATCAAAAGCAGATGCGAGCCCAGTAATTGGTTTAGATGGTTTAACTCAATTGGTGGCTGCGGCTAAGCGGCCGGTGGTTGCCATTGGCGGTATTACTGAATCACAATTAACGCCAATCCGCCAAACCGGTGCTGCCGGCTCAGCAGTGATCTCCATGATTGCACAAAGTACTGACTTGAAACGAACTGTAAAAGCAATGCGCCAGGCTTGA
- the rpmG gene encoding 50S ribosomal protein L33 — MASVKVSLACTVCGARNYTVRVKAQHTERLTLNKYCKHCQKETQHQETR; from the coding sequence ATGGCAAGTGTCAAAGTAAGCTTAGCCTGCACAGTCTGTGGCGCACGTAACTATACAGTTCGGGTTAAAGCACAACACACAGAACGTTTGACCTTAAATAAATATTGCAAACATTGTCAAAAGGAAACTCAGCATCAAGAAACGAGGTAA
- a CDS encoding IS3 family transposase, whose protein sequence is MPTRYDKEFKQNIINLYKQGESAAQLAREYGIGYSTVHKWIQGQAKTQSGKSPDEIKAMEKRLASLSEENEILKKALGFLAQK, encoded by the coding sequence ATGCCAACTCGTTACGACAAAGAATTCAAACAAAACATTATCAACCTATATAAGCAAGGCGAATCAGCCGCCCAACTGGCCAGAGAATATGGCATTGGCTATTCAACCGTTCATAAGTGGATCCAGGGCCAAGCCAAAACTCAATCCGGTAAATCGCCAGACGAAATTAAAGCGATGGAAAAGCGGCTGGCTTCCCTGTCTGAGGAGAACGAAATCCTAAAAAAAGCCCTGGGCTTCCTTGCGCAGAAGTAA
- a CDS encoding IS3 family transposase, with amino-acid sequence MHQESHNHQVTKMCRILGVSRAQYYRYRSPKPSKRRAEDADLKQRILRIFAEFKQRYGVMKIHHELNLELQPLQRRCSPRRISRLMKELDIHSVTVNKWKAASASKTKVEQRPNLLKQDFSTTGLNQKWTADMTYIQTKRNGWCYLSTIMDLHSRRIIDYSFSKKMATDLVLKTLESAVKNRTITGDLIIHTDLGSQYTSDDYNQRLTELHIRHSYSRKECPYDNAPMESFHASLKKECVYPVPVFENYETAAAVLFEYVHAFYNRKRIHSSLGYQTPLQVEIATLTSQMAA; translated from the coding sequence ATTCACCAAGAAAGCCATAACCACCAGGTAACTAAGATGTGCCGAATCCTCGGTGTTTCCAGAGCTCAGTATTATCGTTATCGATCCCCAAAGCCTTCAAAACGCCGGGCCGAAGATGCGGACTTAAAACAACGGATTCTGCGGATCTTTGCGGAATTCAAGCAGCGATACGGCGTTATGAAGATCCACCATGAATTGAATCTGGAACTTCAACCACTGCAGCGTCGGTGCAGCCCAAGACGGATTTCCCGGCTCATGAAGGAACTGGATATCCACTCCGTTACCGTCAATAAATGGAAAGCGGCTTCGGCTTCCAAAACCAAGGTTGAACAGCGTCCCAACTTGCTTAAGCAGGATTTCTCGACCACTGGTTTAAATCAAAAATGGACCGCTGATATGACCTATATTCAAACGAAGCGTAATGGCTGGTGTTACTTATCAACCATCATGGATCTGCACTCAAGACGAATTATCGACTATTCATTCTCAAAAAAGATGGCTACTGATTTAGTCTTAAAGACCCTGGAAAGCGCGGTTAAAAATCGAACCATTACTGGGGACCTGATTATCCACACAGACTTAGGATCACAGTACACCAGCGATGATTACAACCAACGGTTAACAGAACTACATATCCGCCACTCTTACAGCCGTAAGGAGTGTCCATACGATAATGCACCAATGGAATCTTTTCATGCTTCCCTCAAAAAGGAATGTGTTTATCCAGTGCCGGTCTTTGAGAATTATGAAACTGCCGCTGCTGTCCTTTTTGAATATGTGCATGCTTTCTACAATAGGAAGAGAATTCATAGTTCACTGGGCTACCAGACCCCTTTACAAGTTGAAATCGCAACACTTACGAGCCAAATGGCCGCCTGA
- a CDS encoding hotdog domain-containing protein → MSTKSCQSSLVTHQHRVRYQDLNSHQTLHGGQLLHFVDDQVAESARRFGHHRVVTGSVDRFDFILPLQYGEQFTISSFVSGGTQRSLEVYAYVLNAQHELAAEAFLSLISMVQQPDWPQVRPESQLEQVVCAGYAQRYAANLAQRQAIAARQALL, encoded by the coding sequence ATGTCTACGAAAAGTTGTCAATCATCGCTGGTAACGCACCAACATCGTGTTCGCTACCAAGATCTGAATTCACATCAGACTTTGCATGGTGGGCAATTACTCCATTTTGTGGATGATCAAGTCGCAGAATCAGCGCGTCGTTTTGGCCATCACCGCGTTGTTACTGGTAGTGTTGATCGTTTTGATTTTATTCTACCGCTACAGTACGGGGAACAATTTACAATCAGCAGTTTTGTCAGCGGTGGTACTCAGCGTTCGCTGGAAGTGTATGCGTATGTGCTCAATGCACAACATGAGTTAGCTGCGGAGGCTTTTTTGTCATTGATCAGTATGGTGCAGCAGCCAGATTGGCCGCAAGTGCGCCCGGAAAGTCAATTAGAGCAGGTTGTTTGCGCGGGCTATGCTCAACGCTATGCAGCTAACCTTGCACAGCGCCAAGCAATCGCTGCTAGGCAAGCTTTATTGTAA
- the nusG gene encoding transcription termination/antitermination protein NusG, with product METESAEKQWYVLHTYSGYENKVRGNLESRAQSMGMENNIFRVVVPEQESREIKDGKEKVTMQKEFPGYVLVEMIMSDQAWFIVRNTPGVTGFVGSHGAGSKPAPLLPEEVERILRQLGMSARHTDVDFNVDDTVTIVDGAFSGLSGKITEVDAEKLKLKVNIDMFGRETSTELDYDQVDKI from the coding sequence ATGGAAACTGAATCAGCAGAAAAACAATGGTATGTTTTACACACCTATTCAGGTTATGAAAATAAGGTTAGAGGCAATCTGGAATCACGGGCCCAATCTATGGGTATGGAAAATAATATTTTCCGTGTCGTCGTTCCAGAACAGGAATCACGGGAGATCAAGGATGGTAAAGAAAAAGTTACCATGCAAAAAGAATTCCCTGGCTATGTTTTAGTTGAAATGATCATGTCTGATCAGGCTTGGTTCATTGTACGGAATACCCCCGGTGTTACTGGCTTCGTTGGTAGCCACGGTGCTGGGAGTAAGCCAGCACCACTTTTACCCGAAGAAGTTGAACGGATCTTACGTCAATTAGGGATGAGTGCTCGACATACCGATGTTGACTTTAACGTTGATGATACAGTAACAATCGTTGATGGTGCCTTTTCTGGTCTTTCTGGTAAAATCACCGAAGTTGATGCTGAAAAACTGAAGTTGAAAGTTAACATTGATATGTTTGGTCGCGAAACCAGTACCGAATTAGATTACGACCAAGTCGATAAGATTTAA
- the cytX gene encoding putative hydroxymethylpyrimidine transporter CytX has product MTEGEILRSQFLLWVGAAISIAEMVTGTLLAPLGLAKGVAAILVGHAIGCLLFLLPAGYIGAKKQQTAIQSTADTFGQQGVWAFSLLNALQLLGWTAVMIVNAAQAMNGVARQLFNFHSFLAMSLVVAAFIVLWLLMDTQLLLRINNLVVSLLFLGTLLILFIILRAPTMAIHLSGTTMSFGAAVELNVTMALSWLPLIGDYTRATKQALPIALTSSLGYFLGSSFMFLIGLLIVTCTGATDVTKLLATSGLGLVALLIIIFSTVTTTFMDAYSAATNIGQLVHIQHTNLLAIGVTLVGLVIALVISMTRYENFLYFIGSVFTPLYAIVFTTYFVTKKSLPKVVNLILWLLGVWGYYQLQKVDLELGTTFLLLVVMAVLVVICSRIQQYWA; this is encoded by the coding sequence ATGACAGAAGGGGAAATTTTACGTAGTCAATTTTTATTGTGGGTCGGGGCAGCTATTTCGATTGCCGAAATGGTTACGGGAACGTTGCTGGCACCTTTAGGATTAGCTAAAGGTGTGGCGGCAATTTTAGTTGGTCACGCCATCGGCTGTTTATTATTTTTGTTACCAGCAGGCTATATTGGTGCGAAAAAACAGCAAACGGCGATCCAATCAACTGCCGACACCTTTGGTCAACAGGGCGTATGGGCCTTTTCACTGCTAAATGCTTTGCAGCTTTTGGGATGGACGGCAGTAATGATCGTCAATGCTGCACAGGCAATGAATGGGGTCGCACGTCAATTGTTTAATTTTCATAGTTTTTTAGCAATGAGTCTTGTGGTGGCCGCCTTTATCGTACTTTGGCTATTAATGGATACACAGTTATTGTTGCGAATCAATAATTTAGTGGTCAGTCTGTTGTTTTTAGGGACATTATTGATTCTCTTTATTATTCTACGTGCACCAACAATGGCTATTCATTTAAGTGGGACAACAATGTCATTTGGTGCGGCGGTTGAGCTAAATGTAACAATGGCATTGTCTTGGTTACCATTAATTGGCGATTATACGCGCGCTACTAAGCAAGCATTGCCCATTGCTTTGACCAGTTCGCTGGGTTATTTTTTAGGTAGTTCCTTTATGTTCTTGATCGGTTTACTGATAGTTACATGCACTGGGGCGACTGACGTAACTAAGCTATTAGCAACTAGTGGTCTTGGATTAGTGGCATTATTGATCATTATTTTTTCGACAGTGACAACGACTTTTATGGACGCATATTCGGCGGCAACTAATATTGGTCAACTAGTGCATATTCAGCACACTAATTTACTTGCTATTGGGGTGACCTTAGTTGGTCTAGTAATTGCGCTGGTGATTTCAATGACTCGTTACGAAAATTTCTTATATTTCATCGGTTCAGTGTTCACGCCGCTATATGCGATTGTGTTCACGACTTACTTTGTGACTAAGAAGAGTTTGCCTAAGGTGGTCAATTTAATATTATGGTTGCTAGGTGTATGGGGCTATTATCAGTTGCAAAAAGTTGATCTGGAGCTAGGTACGACCTTCTTATTGTTAGTGGTCATGGCGGTGTTAGTTGTCATTTGTAGTCGAATTCAACAATACTGGGCATAA
- the secE gene encoding preprotein translocase subunit SecE, translating into MKLFRYLGSVRQEMRDTTWPTRKELRHDTSTVVWLSILFAAYFAIIDNGIQWLLNLFIFK; encoded by the coding sequence ATGAAATTATTCCGTTACTTAGGTTCGGTTCGCCAGGAAATGCGCGATACAACTTGGCCCACACGTAAAGAATTACGCCATGATACTAGTACTGTTGTTTGGTTATCGATCCTGTTCGCTGCTTATTTTGCAATCATCGATAATGGCATCCAATGGTTACTGAATCTGTTCATTTTTAAATAA
- the guaA gene encoding glutamine-hydrolyzing GMP synthase yields the protein MATTNMQDFDKIIVLDFGSQYNQLITRRIREFGIYSELMSHKITAAEIKTLNPKGIIFSGGPNSVYDEGAFQVDPEIYQLGIPILGICYGMQLMAQDLPGGVVENANNSEYGRADIHVTDPDAVMFKDLPTDQYVWMSHGDLVTKVPDGFVQTATSKNCPIAAMADDKRKFYGLQFHTEVQNTEFGSEILRHFAFDVVGARDNWSMDDFIDLQIEKIRKQVGDRKVLLGLSGGVDSSVVGVLLHKAIGDQLTSIFVDHGLLRKGEAKQVMDSLAGKFGLNIIKVDAQKRFLDKLTGVSDPEKKRKIIGNEFIQVFNDEATKLKGIDFLAQGTLYTDVIESGTDTAQTIKSHHNVGGLPEDMHFQLIEPLRTLFKDEARELGEKLGMPEDLVWRQPFPGPGLGIRVIGEITEDKLEIVRDSDLILREEIKNAGLDRDIWQYFTVLPGIRSVGVMGDGRTYDYTVGIRAVNSIDGMTADFARIPWDVLQKISVRIVNEVDHVNRIVYDITSKPPATVEWE from the coding sequence TTGGCAACGACGAACATGCAAGATTTTGATAAAATTATCGTGCTCGATTTCGGTAGTCAGTACAACCAATTAATCACCCGGCGGATTCGTGAATTCGGGATCTATTCCGAATTAATGTCGCATAAAATAACTGCGGCGGAGATCAAGACACTGAATCCAAAAGGCATTATCTTTTCTGGTGGACCCAATAGTGTTTATGATGAAGGGGCCTTCCAAGTTGATCCAGAAATCTACCAATTGGGTATTCCAATCTTAGGTATCTGTTATGGTATGCAATTAATGGCTCAGGACCTTCCTGGTGGTGTGGTCGAAAATGCTAACAATAGTGAATATGGTCGCGCCGATATTCATGTGACTGATCCAGATGCCGTTATGTTCAAGGATTTGCCAACAGATCAATACGTTTGGATGAGCCACGGCGACTTAGTGACTAAGGTACCTGATGGTTTTGTGCAGACAGCAACTAGCAAGAACTGCCCAATCGCAGCAATGGCTGATGATAAGCGTAAGTTCTACGGTTTACAGTTCCATACTGAAGTGCAAAACACAGAATTTGGTTCTGAAATTTTACGTCACTTTGCCTTTGATGTAGTAGGTGCGCGCGATAATTGGTCAATGGATGATTTTATCGACTTGCAGATTGAAAAAATTCGCAAACAAGTCGGTGACCGTAAAGTCTTATTAGGCTTATCTGGTGGGGTTGATAGCTCCGTTGTCGGCGTATTATTGCACAAAGCAATCGGCGACCAATTGACCAGCATTTTTGTTGATCATGGCTTGTTGCGTAAAGGTGAAGCCAAACAAGTGATGGACAGTTTAGCCGGCAAATTCGGTTTAAACATCATCAAGGTTGACGCCCAAAAACGCTTCTTGGATAAATTAACTGGCGTTTCTGATCCAGAAAAGAAACGTAAGATCATCGGTAATGAATTTATCCAAGTCTTCAATGATGAAGCCACTAAGTTAAAAGGCATCGACTTCTTAGCTCAAGGCACGTTGTATACTGATGTCATCGAAAGTGGTACTGATACGGCCCAAACAATCAAGTCACATCATAACGTTGGTGGCTTGCCCGAAGACATGCATTTCCAATTGATCGAACCATTGCGGACTTTATTTAAAGATGAAGCCCGTGAATTAGGTGAAAAATTAGGTATGCCTGAAGATTTAGTTTGGCGTCAACCATTCCCTGGCCCTGGCTTAGGGATTCGTGTGATCGGTGAGATTACTGAAGATAAGTTAGAAATCGTGCGCGATAGTGATTTGATTCTCCGCGAAGAAATCAAAAATGCTGGCTTAGACCGCGATATTTGGCAATACTTTACTGTCTTGCCAGGTATCCGCAGCGTTGGCGTCATGGGTGATGGCCGGACCTATGACTATACAGTTGGTATCCGCGCCGTTAACTCGATCGACGGGATGACCGCAGACTTTGCTCGCATTCCATGGGATGTGTTACAGAAAATCTCTGTGCGGATCGTTAACGAGGTCGATCACGTTAACCGTATCGTGTATGATATTACCTCCAAGCCGCCGGCGACTGTAGAATGGGAATAA
- a CDS encoding M1 family metallopeptidase: MAELTHFYQTFQPTHYDVYLDIDRAAKTITGKTTITGSAQTSAIAIHQKDLAVAAVQADGQAVPFTIDAAAEAIRIELAKVGQTTLTIEYTAPLTDSMMGIYPSYYEVAGVKKQIIGTQFETTAARQAFPCVDEPEAKATFDLAIKFDERPGETILANMPENRVADGVHYFDTTVRMSTYLVAFAFGELQSKITTTKSGVKVGVFGTKAHQANELDFALDIAKRSIEFYEDFYQTPYPLPHSWQLALPDFSAGAMENWGLVTYREAYLLLDPDNTALDTKQRVATVIAHELAHQWFGDLVTMKWWDDLWLNESFANMMEYVATDALEPDWHIWESFQTSEAAAALQRDATDGVQSVHVQVEDPAEIDALFDSAIVYAKGARMLVMARALVGDDALRAGLKNYFAAHQFGNATGADLWAALGAAAQLDVGAIMNSWLEQPGYPVVTAAVVDGQLTLTQQQFFVGEGQEVGRQWQIPLNSNYAAAPAIFKDKTVTLGNYTELRAANGKPFRLNVGNESHFIVKYDQTLLADILANVTDLTAIDQLQLLQDLRLLAESGQISYATVVPLLPRFANSHSKVVNEALYQVAGNLKKFVVPDSAEEKSLKAFFDQLSAEQVARLGWVAQANESNDDQLTRPYVLNAALYAENKATITAAHELFTTNRDHLAALSAAVRVFVLTNEVKHFGSAELFTELLQAYRQSADASYKADICAALTSTPDAALIAQLIEKFEDATTIKPQDLRAWFRGVLANHDGQQAAWDWIRNEWGWLEATVGGDMEFTTYITVIAGIFRTPARLAEFKAFFEPKINTPGLTREITMDIKVITSRVNLIAQEQAAVNTAIAEVIK; the protein is encoded by the coding sequence ATGGCAGAATTGACGCATTTTTATCAGACTTTCCAGCCAACACATTATGATGTTTATTTAGATATTGATCGGGCTGCAAAAACAATCACCGGTAAGACAACGATTACTGGGTCAGCACAAACCTCAGCAATTGCGATCCATCAAAAAGATTTAGCGGTTGCGGCGGTGCAAGCTGACGGTCAGGCTGTACCGTTTACGATCGATGCCGCTGCAGAAGCCATTCGTATTGAACTAGCTAAGGTGGGACAAACCACTTTGACGATCGAGTACACGGCACCGCTAACTGATAGTATGATGGGCATCTATCCGTCTTATTACGAAGTCGCCGGAGTTAAAAAGCAAATCATTGGCACGCAGTTTGAAACGACTGCGGCGCGCCAAGCTTTTCCTTGTGTCGATGAACCAGAAGCCAAGGCGACCTTTGATTTGGCCATTAAATTTGACGAACGTCCTGGTGAAACGATCTTAGCGAACATGCCTGAAAATCGTGTGGCTGATGGTGTTCACTATTTTGATACGACTGTGCGGATGTCCACTTATTTAGTTGCGTTTGCCTTTGGCGAATTACAAAGTAAAATCACGACCACTAAAAGTGGCGTCAAGGTCGGCGTTTTTGGCACCAAGGCACATCAAGCTAATGAACTAGATTTTGCATTAGATATCGCTAAACGTTCGATCGAGTTCTACGAAGATTTTTACCAAACACCTTATCCCTTGCCACATTCTTGGCAGTTAGCCTTGCCTGATTTTTCGGCTGGGGCGATGGAAAATTGGGGCTTAGTCACTTATCGGGAAGCTTATTTATTGTTAGATCCGGATAACACAGCCTTGGATACGAAGCAACGGGTGGCAACTGTGATCGCCCATGAGTTAGCGCATCAATGGTTCGGCGATTTGGTGACGATGAAGTGGTGGGATGATCTTTGGTTGAATGAAAGTTTTGCCAATATGATGGAATATGTTGCTACCGATGCCTTAGAGCCTGATTGGCATATTTGGGAATCCTTCCAGACGTCTGAAGCCGCTGCGGCTTTGCAACGGGATGCTACCGATGGGGTACAGTCCGTTCACGTGCAGGTGGAAGATCCTGCTGAAATCGATGCCTTATTTGATAGTGCGATCGTTTACGCTAAAGGCGCACGGATGTTGGTTATGGCGCGTGCTTTGGTTGGCGATGACGCCTTACGGGCTGGCTTGAAGAATTATTTTGCGGCACACCAATTTGGTAATGCCACTGGGGCTGATTTGTGGGCGGCTTTAGGCGCCGCTGCACAGCTCGATGTTGGGGCGATCATGAATTCTTGGCTGGAACAGCCAGGCTACCCAGTCGTTACGGCAGCAGTCGTGGATGGACAATTAACCTTGACGCAACAACAATTCTTTGTTGGTGAGGGTCAGGAAGTCGGCCGGCAATGGCAGATTCCATTGAATAGTAATTACGCGGCCGCACCTGCTATTTTCAAGGATAAAACGGTCACGCTAGGTAATTATACGGAGCTACGTGCGGCCAACGGTAAGCCATTCCGCTTAAATGTTGGCAATGAATCGCATTTTATCGTTAAATACGATCAAACTTTGTTGGCTGATATTTTGGCTAATGTGACTGATTTAACGGCAATCGATCAACTACAATTATTGCAGGATCTACGCTTATTAGCCGAAAGTGGTCAGATCTCGTATGCAACGGTAGTGCCATTGTTACCAAGATTTGCCAATAGCCATTCGAAAGTGGTTAACGAAGCTTTGTATCAAGTCGCTGGCAATTTGAAAAAATTCGTTGTGCCCGATTCAGCGGAAGAGAAAAGCTTAAAAGCGTTCTTTGATCAATTAAGTGCTGAACAGGTAGCTCGTTTAGGTTGGGTCGCTCAAGCTAACGAGAGTAATGATGACCAATTGACACGTCCTTACGTTTTGAATGCTGCATTGTATGCAGAAAATAAAGCCACAATTACGGCAGCACATGAGCTATTTACAACGAATCGAGATCATTTGGCGGCTTTATCGGCAGCAGTGCGCGTGTTTGTTTTGACTAATGAAGTGAAGCACTTTGGTAGTGCGGAATTATTTACCGAATTGTTACAGGCTTACCGGCAATCAGCTGATGCGAGTTATAAAGCTGACATTTGCGCTGCCTTGACCAGCACACCTGATGCAGCATTGATCGCACAATTGATTGAAAAGTTCGAAGATGCAACTACGATCAAACCGCAGGACTTGCGTGCTTGGTTCCGGGGCGTTTTGGCTAATCATGACGGACAACAAGCTGCCTGGGATTGGATTCGCAACGAGTGGGGTTGGCTTGAAGCAACGGTTGGCGGTGACATGGAATTTACCACTTACATCACGGTGATCGCGGGTATCTTCCGGACACCAGCACGTTTAGCTGAATTTAAGGCGTTCTTTGAACCGAAAATCAACACTCCTGGCTTGACGCGTGAGATTACTATGGATATTAAAGTGATTACAAGCCGGGTTAATTTGATTGCACAAGAACAAGCAGCCGTTAATACGGCTATCGCTGAAGTAATCAAATAA
- a CDS encoding DegV family protein yields the protein MKIAVVTDSASYLTKEQAAANNITVVPITVIFGQHTYKENVDITNKEFYEKLANEKELPTTAQISMGQIQAVYDDLAAQGYEAVISIHLSSGITSFINNLEAYLPNITNIKVYPFDSKLTTAAEANQAMLAAKLVREGKSVETIMAALAELRATQHVDFVVDDLSHLVRTGRLSNASAILGNMLRIKPILRFNDAGQIIAAAKERTMRRAFSHIKADINDFINTVDYPVRIDVIDGDNQATSDEWVADLKQTFPEATIDTSSLGPVLGVHTGRKVMGVVWSRDFENID from the coding sequence ATGAAAATTGCTGTTGTTACTGATAGTGCCAGTTATTTAACTAAAGAACAAGCTGCTGCCAATAACATTACTGTTGTTCCCATTACTGTCATTTTTGGCCAACATACTTATAAAGAAAATGTTGATATTACCAATAAAGAATTTTACGAAAAACTCGCTAATGAGAAAGAATTGCCCACAACTGCACAGATCTCCATGGGTCAGATTCAAGCCGTCTACGACGATCTGGCTGCCCAAGGCTATGAAGCAGTGATCAGTATTCACCTTTCCAGTGGTATCACTAGCTTTATCAATAATCTTGAAGCTTATTTGCCTAATATTACCAATATCAAGGTCTACCCCTTCGATTCTAAATTGACTACTGCTGCAGAAGCCAATCAAGCGATGCTAGCCGCCAAGTTAGTTCGTGAAGGTAAGTCAGTTGAAACGATCATGGCCGCACTAGCAGAATTACGGGCGACCCAGCACGTTGACTTCGTGGTTGACGATCTTAGTCATTTAGTCCGTACTGGCCGCTTAAGTAATGCTTCGGCAATTCTCGGTAATATGCTGCGAATCAAACCAATCCTACGGTTTAACGATGCTGGTCAAATCATCGCGGCGGCCAAGGAACGGACCATGCGGCGGGCATTCAGCCACATTAAAGCAGACATCAATGATTTTATCAATACGGTCGATTACCCTGTCCGCATTGATGTGATCGACGGTGATAATCAAGCAACAAGTGATGAATGGGTCGCTGACCTCAAGCAAACTTTTCCGGAAGCAACCATTGATACCAGCAGCTTAGGCCCAGTACTCGGCGTCCACACCGGCCGCAAAGTCATGGGTGTTGTGTGGTCACGTGACTTTGAAAATATTGACTAA
- the coaA gene encoding type I pantothenate kinase, translated as MQNEMNYYKIERHEWKKFYRNGMAPLSQADLDQAKSLNDRISLADVKEIYMPLRHLIHVYYNQYQSQQQDRADFLRLRSHKAPFIVGIAGSVAVGKSTTARLLEILLTRAYPTKKIQNITTDGFLYSNAELKKRGLLARKGFPESYNMKRLIAFMNAVKNNLGPVKAPKYSHQSYDIIANKYDLIDSPDILIVEGINVLQLPSNQQIYVSDFFDFSIYVDADPVLIEQWYLDRFKVLLDTAFTDPTNYYYPYAIGDRKAAIDMAKNVWMTNDLPNLRDYILPTRSRADVILHKTNNHRINEIYLRKF; from the coding sequence TTGCAAAATGAAATGAATTATTACAAGATTGAACGCCATGAATGGAAAAAGTTTTATCGCAATGGTATGGCGCCATTATCGCAAGCGGATTTGGATCAGGCTAAGTCGCTGAATGATCGGATCTCTTTAGCTGACGTTAAGGAAATTTATATGCCACTACGCCATTTGATCCACGTTTACTACAATCAATATCAAAGCCAACAGCAGGATCGAGCGGACTTTCTCAGATTACGCTCACACAAAGCACCATTTATTGTTGGTATTGCCGGTAGTGTCGCTGTTGGTAAAAGTACGACGGCGCGTTTGTTGGAGATCTTATTGACGCGGGCTTATCCGACTAAGAAAATTCAAAATATTACAACGGATGGCTTTTTGTATTCAAACGCGGAATTAAAAAAGCGTGGTTTGTTAGCGCGCAAAGGTTTTCCAGAAAGTTACAACATGAAACGATTGATTGCGTTCATGAATGCAGTCAAAAATAATTTAGGGCCAGTAAAAGCACCGAAATATTCGCATCAAAGTTACGATATTATTGCGAACAAGTACGATTTGATCGATTCGCCGGATATTTTGATCGTTGAAGGCATCAACGTTTTACAATTGCCCAGCAATCAACAAATCTATGTCAGTGACTTTTTTGATTTTTCGATCTATGTGGACGCCGATCCAGTGTTGATTGAGCAGTGGTATTTGGATCGTTTCAAGGTATTGTTGGATACCGCTTTTACTGATCCGACGAATTACTATTACCCATACGCGATCGGTGACCGTAAGGCTGCGATCGATATGGCGAAGAATGTGTGGATGACCAACGATCTACCGAATTTGCGTGATTATATCTTACCGACCCGTAGCCGTGCTGATGTGATTCTACATAAAACGAATAATCATCGGATCAACGAGATCTATTTACGCAAGTTTTAA